From one Streptomyces sp. R41 genomic stretch:
- a CDS encoding response regulator yields the protein MRVVIAEDSVLLREGLTRLLTDRGHDVVAGVGDGEALIKTITEFAAQDALPDVVVADVRMPPTHTDEGVRAAVQLRKAHPGLGVLVLSQYVEEQYATELLAGSSHGVGYLLKDRVAEVREFVDAVVRVAKGGTALDPEVVAQLLGRSRKQDVLAGLTPREREVLGLMAEGRTNSAIARQLVVSDGAVEKHVSNIFLKLGLSQSDGDHRRVLAVLTYLNS from the coding sequence GTGCGGGTGGTCATCGCCGAGGATTCAGTGCTGCTCAGGGAGGGCCTGACCCGGTTGCTGACCGACCGCGGGCATGACGTCGTGGCGGGTGTCGGTGACGGCGAGGCGTTGATCAAGACGATTACCGAGTTCGCGGCGCAGGACGCGCTGCCGGACGTCGTCGTCGCCGATGTGCGGATGCCGCCGACGCACACCGACGAGGGCGTCAGGGCCGCGGTGCAGCTGCGCAAGGCGCATCCCGGCCTCGGTGTGCTCGTGCTGTCACAGTACGTGGAGGAGCAGTACGCCACCGAACTGCTGGCCGGTTCCAGTCACGGCGTCGGCTATCTGCTCAAGGACCGGGTGGCCGAGGTGCGGGAGTTCGTGGACGCGGTGGTGCGGGTGGCAAAGGGGGGTACCGCGCTCGACCCGGAGGTCGTGGCGCAGCTGCTCGGCCGCAGCCGCAAGCAGGACGTGCTCGCGGGGCTGACCCCGCGGGAGCGGGAAGTCCTGGGGCTCATGGCCGAGGGACGTACGAACTCGGCCATCGCACGGCAGCTCGTGGTCAGCGACGGCGCGGTCGAGAAGCACGTCAGCAACATCTTCCTGAAGCTGGGTTTGTCCCAGAGTGACGGGGATCACCGGCGTGTTCTGGCCGTGCTCACCTATCTGAACTCATGA